ATTCTTGACAGCCCCTGTGTAGATTGTAAATCCATGAGTTTTCAATTTTGCAAGAGAGATAATTACATCAGCCTCTTTAATAACCTGAGCCAGGGTAATCTGTTTTAGTATTTTTCCTTCCGGGTAAGAGAATTCTTCCTGCTGGAAGTTCCAGTTTAGCTGTGCCCCTGTTTTTTTTGCTACATCCTCCATCCCTGTTTCCCGATAGATTCCTTTTAACCAGCCTTTTGTGAAAGGACCACCAGGGCTGTCTGCAATAATTACTTTAGCACCAAGGGACTGCACCTGATTAACAATTGTTTCAACCAGAGCAGGATGAGTAGTAACACCGGCTTCCGCGGGTTTTTTCATGAGCAGATTGACTTTTAACAGCACTTTCTGCCCGGGTTTAATAATTTTATCCAAATTACCCAATTCCTGCAATAGCTTCACAGTTGCAGGCTGGATATCTTCCTTCTGATAACTCTTACATGGGGTAAAAACAACTTTATTCCCTGTCATAATCTTCCTTCTTACATCCAAATTTTTATTAATTTTTTGATTATATCAGAATTTTAGATAATTTAGAAATTTTACACATAAAAATAGAGGTCTTATTTTATTAATTTTTCTAATTTTCAATTAGCCTGTTAAATAAGTCCTTATTGATATTACCTCCGCTTAAAATAATCGCTGTTTTCTTACTGGAAAATATCCTGGGATTTTCCAAAACTGCAGCAACTCCAACTGCGCCGGCTCCTTCAGTAACTAAATTTTCCTTTTTCCACAACAGGGAGATTGCTTCCTTGATTGAGTCTTCCTTAACCAACAGGATTTTGTCAACATATTTTTGGATTAGTGGGAAAGTTATAGAATTTTGTTCAATTCCCCCGGCTAATCCCTCGGCAATAGTAGAGGTACAGGGGTATTCCTCGGTGGACAGAATCCTTCCTGCCTTAATGGAATGATAAATAGCCGAATCATTCTCTGCCTGCACTCCAATAACCTGAATTTCAGGAAAATTTTCTTTTATGGCTATACCTACTCCGGA
Above is a genomic segment from Atribacterota bacterium containing:
- a CDS encoding DUF362 domain-containing protein translates to MTGNKVVFTPCKSYQKEDIQPATVKLLQELGNLDKIIKPGQKVLLKVNLLMKKPAEAGVTTHPALVETIVNQVQSLGAKVIIADSPGGPFTKGWLKGIYRETGMEDVAKKTGAQLNWNFQQEEFSYPEGKILKQITLAQVIKEADVIISLAKLKTHGFTIYTGAVKN